Proteins co-encoded in one Flavobacterium sp. M31R6 genomic window:
- a CDS encoding bifunctional UDP-3-O-[3-hydroxymyristoyl] N-acetylglucosamine deacetylase/3-hydroxyacyl-ACP dehydratase, whose protein sequence is MVKQKTIKTEISLTGVGLHTGKEVKMTFKPAPVNNGFTFVRVDLEGHPVIEADANYVVNTQRGTNLEKLGVKIQTPEHVLAALMGCDLDNVIIELDASELPIMDGSSKFFMEAVEEAGIIEQELNRNVYVVKEVISFTDEASGSEIMVMPSDHYSVTTMVDFGTKILGTQNATLKTIGDFKTEISNARTFSFLHELETLLENGLIKGGDLNNAIVYVDKDISESTMESLKKAFGKDEITVKPNGILDNLTLHYPNEAARHKLLDVIGDLALIGTKIQGKIIANKPGHYVNTQFAKKMAKIIKSEQRNYVPTYDLNQEPLMDIHKIMAMLPHRPPFLLIDRIIEMSDSHVVGMKNVTMNENFFVGHFPNAPVMPGVLIVEAMAQTGGILVLSTVPDPENYLTFFMKIDNVKFKQKVLPGDTLIFKCDLITPIRRGICHMQANAYSNGRLVAQAELMAQIARKQ, encoded by the coding sequence ATGGTTAAACAGAAGACCATCAAAACAGAAATTTCGCTTACGGGAGTTGGATTACATACTGGAAAAGAAGTTAAAATGACTTTTAAACCTGCTCCGGTAAATAATGGCTTTACATTTGTTCGTGTCGATCTTGAAGGTCACCCTGTTATTGAAGCTGATGCTAATTATGTAGTCAATACACAACGTGGTACTAATTTAGAAAAATTAGGTGTCAAAATTCAAACTCCAGAACATGTTTTGGCAGCTTTAATGGGTTGTGACTTGGACAACGTTATTATTGAGTTGGATGCCTCTGAACTACCAATTATGGACGGTTCTTCTAAATTTTTCATGGAAGCTGTTGAGGAAGCCGGAATTATTGAGCAAGAATTAAACCGAAACGTATATGTTGTAAAAGAAGTAATTTCTTTTACAGATGAAGCTTCTGGAAGTGAAATCATGGTTATGCCAAGTGATCATTATAGTGTTACTACAATGGTTGATTTTGGAACAAAAATATTAGGCACTCAAAATGCCACTTTAAAAACTATAGGTGATTTCAAAACGGAAATTTCCAATGCAAGAACCTTTAGTTTTTTACATGAATTGGAAACTCTATTGGAAAATGGATTAATTAAAGGAGGAGATTTAAACAATGCAATCGTATATGTAGACAAAGATATTTCTGAATCTACAATGGAAAGCTTGAAGAAAGCCTTTGGAAAAGATGAAATTACGGTCAAACCGAATGGAATTTTAGACAATCTAACTTTACATTATCCAAATGAGGCTGCAAGACACAAATTACTTGACGTGATTGGTGATTTAGCCTTAATAGGAACAAAAATTCAAGGGAAAATCATTGCTAACAAACCTGGGCATTATGTAAATACTCAGTTTGCAAAAAAAATGGCAAAAATCATCAAAAGTGAACAACGAAATTATGTTCCAACCTATGATTTAAACCAAGAGCCATTAATGGATATTCATAAAATTATGGCGATGTTACCGCATAGACCTCCATTTTTGTTGATTGACAGAATCATCGAAATGTCGGATAGTCATGTTGTAGGGATGAAAAATGTGACAATGAATGAAAATTTCTTTGTAGGACATTTCCCCAATGCACCGGTAATGCCAGGAGTTTTGATTGTTGAAGCAATGGCGCAAACAGGAGGAATTTTAGTTTTAAGCACTGTTCCCGATCCTGAAAATTATTTGACCTTTTTCATGAAAATTGACAACGTAAAATTCAAGCAAAAAGTTTTGCCGGGAGATACACTTATATTCAAATGTGATTTGATCACCCCAATACGAAGAGGTATTTGTCACATGCAAGCCAATGCATATTCAAATGGACGATTGGTTGCCCAAGCGGAACTAATGGCGCAAATTGCAAGAAAACAATAA
- the lpxD gene encoding UDP-3-O-(3-hydroxymyristoyl)glucosamine N-acyltransferase, translating to MKFTAEQIAGILEGEIVGDPNIEVSRLSKIEEGAEGSLTFLSNPKYINYIYTTKASITIVNDTFVPESPITTTLIKVADAYKSFSKLLEFYNQVKLNKSGIETPSFISESAKYGENLYLGSFSYIGDNVILGDNVKVYPGSFIGDNVTIGNNVVIFAGAKIYSETVIGNNCTIHSGTIIGADGFGYAPNEDGTYNKIPQIGNVIIEDNVDVGANSTIDRATLGSTVIRAGVKLDNQIQIAHNVEIGRNTVIAAQSGIAGSTKIGENCMIGGQVGIVGHLTVGNNVRIQAQSGVGRNIKDNEILQGSPTFGYSDYSKSYVHFKNLPKLVKEIEELKKQILNQKNGNNG from the coding sequence ATGAAATTTACAGCTGAACAAATAGCAGGAATATTGGAAGGAGAAATTGTTGGAGATCCCAACATTGAAGTTTCTCGTTTATCTAAAATTGAAGAAGGGGCTGAAGGGTCGCTTACTTTTTTATCCAATCCCAAATACATCAACTATATATACACCACAAAAGCATCAATAACAATCGTTAACGATACTTTTGTTCCTGAATCACCAATAACTACTACTCTTATTAAGGTTGCCGATGCTTATAAATCTTTCTCTAAATTATTGGAGTTTTACAACCAAGTGAAATTAAATAAAAGCGGTATCGAAACTCCTTCTTTTATTTCTGAAAGTGCAAAATATGGTGAAAATCTATATTTAGGAAGCTTTAGTTATATAGGTGATAATGTTATATTAGGTGATAATGTAAAAGTATATCCAGGAAGTTTTATTGGTGACAATGTAACTATTGGAAATAATGTGGTTATTTTTGCTGGCGCTAAAATTTACTCCGAAACAGTCATTGGAAATAATTGTACAATTCATTCTGGTACAATTATTGGAGCAGATGGTTTTGGTTATGCGCCAAATGAAGATGGTACGTACAATAAAATACCACAAATTGGAAATGTAATTATAGAAGATAATGTGGATGTTGGTGCCAACTCAACTATTGACAGAGCCACATTAGGATCTACAGTTATCAGGGCGGGTGTAAAATTGGACAATCAAATTCAAATTGCACACAACGTTGAAATTGGTCGTAATACTGTTATTGCAGCCCAATCTGGAATTGCGGGTTCTACCAAAATAGGGGAGAATTGCATGATAGGGGGGCAAGTTGGTATTGTGGGGCATTTGACTGTTGGTAATAATGTTCGTATTCAGGCTCAATCCGGAGTAGGAAGAAATATAAAAGATAATGAAATACTGCAAGGAAGTCCAACTTTTGGATATTCTGATTACAGTAAATCATATGTACATTTTAAGAATTTACCAAAATTGGTAAAAGAAATAGAAGAGTTAAAAAAACAAATATTAAACCAAAAAAATGGAAACAATGGTTAA
- a CDS encoding DEAD/DEAH box helicase, producing MQSNPINNIELFKSVFTGREDVFAVRWEKGSKSGYMPAYLYDPYRYRVHKMNGGTFQNYLDKEHLLLSEREIEKHLNGEQHIGIYPLLKDNTSWFIVADFDKVDWLEDCKKFINACNEKGIPAYLELSRSGKGGHVWIFFEQPYPAIKSRKIFISILEQTGVFSLFDKSSSFDRMFPNQDFLSGKGFGNLIALPLYKKTYEQGNSCFIDVESLEPIPNQWDFIKNIQKISRIKLDELHQIYNAQQDIPTSIVSKSQNEKLTIRLANDIKINRSAISTPLINFLKEELNFLNTEFLVKKKIGKNTFGTERYFKLVEETENEVIIPRGFIGKIIRFCRDNKIEYDFKDERRKLKEVSFLFNTQLLRHQQIVINAIEKKDLGIIVAPPGSGKTIVGLKIIADKKQPALIITHRKQIADQWIERIETFLGIPKNEIGKIGQGKTKIGKQITVAMIQSLSKELDKPDTGKILNAFGTIIVDECHHIPAETFRNAISKLQTFYLYGLTATPFRKYNDSKLIFIHLGEVIAEIKSNEISTSKRPKIIIRNTELDVPFNSKTDKFETLSKILVHDSTRNKSILEDVINELKFDKKVVIITERKEHIDSLNQYLKQSYEVITLSGEDSESAKNSKWKLLKEGNYQVLITTGQFFGEGTDLQNTNCLFLVYPFSFEGKLIQYIGRVQRSEIAPTIYDYRDIKIDYLNKMFLKRNTYYRKIDKLATLFDEPEEEIAVSKDSFIIDQKIKVSFEKLEFRYGSIAFKHNVPEIKTELEFDIENLEIRPEFEVLKDYFSKTLKIKNITAIIHAEFENGKLISQLALSNDLEKITQKLIEGVKFKFIAKAFLGKTNTIGQENLLDINQLQNENNQKLYDSGDELLNDFLRNQNYKHQIHLQYLAKHHERTILKIRFVLNPFSFVFLLAGKTGFHIVLETLNTEEATYIWHFYKDRQFIPDILKQIDNYLNTIRNNGRQAFIENPPDNFSKVLHDYSTDRKGFIIWKNLIEERLT from the coding sequence ATGCAATCAAACCCCATAAATAACATTGAACTATTTAAATCTGTTTTTACAGGAAGAGAAGATGTGTTTGCTGTTCGATGGGAAAAAGGAAGCAAAAGTGGCTATATGCCAGCCTATTTATATGACCCATACCGTTACCGAGTTCATAAAATGAATGGTGGCACTTTTCAAAATTATTTGGATAAGGAGCATTTACTACTTTCTGAAAGGGAAATTGAAAAACACTTAAACGGCGAACAGCATATTGGAATTTATCCGCTGCTTAAAGACAATACTTCTTGGTTTATTGTTGCCGATTTTGATAAAGTTGATTGGTTAGAAGACTGCAAAAAATTTATAAATGCTTGTAATGAAAAGGGAATTCCTGCCTATTTGGAACTTTCTCGTTCGGGTAAAGGCGGTCATGTTTGGATATTTTTTGAACAACCTTATCCAGCGATAAAAAGCAGAAAGATTTTCATTTCAATTTTAGAGCAAACAGGAGTTTTTTCTTTATTTGACAAGAGCTCCAGCTTTGACAGAATGTTTCCCAATCAGGATTTTTTGTCCGGAAAAGGATTTGGCAATTTGATAGCTCTTCCGTTATATAAGAAAACCTACGAACAAGGAAACAGTTGTTTTATTGATGTGGAAAGTCTAGAACCAATTCCGAATCAATGGGATTTTATAAAGAATATTCAAAAAATTTCGAGAATAAAACTTGATGAACTACATCAAATTTATAATGCACAACAAGATATTCCTACTTCAATTGTTTCAAAATCACAAAATGAAAAATTAACTATAAGATTAGCAAACGACATAAAAATTAATCGCTCTGCCATTTCAACTCCACTAATCAACTTTCTAAAAGAAGAATTGAATTTTCTGAATACGGAATTTTTAGTCAAAAAGAAGATTGGAAAAAATACTTTTGGGACAGAACGTTATTTTAAACTAGTTGAAGAAACGGAAAACGAAGTAATCATTCCTCGAGGTTTTATTGGTAAAATAATTCGATTTTGTAGAGATAACAAAATTGAATATGATTTCAAGGATGAAAGGAGAAAATTAAAAGAAGTTTCATTTTTATTCAATACACAACTCCTAAGACATCAGCAAATAGTGATTAATGCGATTGAAAAAAAAGATTTAGGAATTATTGTGGCACCGCCGGGTTCAGGAAAAACTATTGTTGGGCTAAAAATTATTGCAGATAAAAAACAACCAGCATTAATCATCACTCATCGCAAACAAATTGCCGACCAATGGATTGAAAGAATTGAAACTTTTCTTGGAATTCCAAAAAATGAAATTGGAAAAATAGGTCAAGGTAAAACCAAAATCGGTAAGCAAATAACTGTTGCTATGATTCAGAGTTTATCAAAAGAATTAGATAAACCTGATACCGGAAAAATTTTGAATGCTTTCGGAACTATCATTGTGGACGAATGTCATCATATCCCTGCTGAAACATTTAGAAATGCAATTTCAAAATTACAAACCTTTTATTTATATGGCTTAACAGCAACGCCATTTCGAAAATACAATGACAGTAAACTTATTTTTATTCATTTAGGCGAAGTAATTGCTGAAATAAAATCAAACGAAATAAGCACATCTAAAAGACCAAAAATTATCATTCGCAACACTGAACTTGATGTGCCATTCAACTCAAAAACAGACAAATTTGAAACTTTATCAAAAATTCTGGTTCACGATTCTACTCGAAACAAATCAATTCTTGAAGATGTGATTAATGAATTGAAATTTGACAAAAAAGTTGTTATTATTACAGAACGTAAAGAACATATTGACTCGCTAAATCAATATTTAAAACAATCTTACGAAGTGATCACTTTAAGTGGTGAAGATTCTGAAAGTGCCAAAAACTCAAAATGGAAATTACTAAAGGAAGGAAATTATCAAGTATTAATCACCACTGGGCAATTCTTTGGTGAAGGAACTGATTTGCAAAACACCAATTGTCTATTTCTTGTTTATCCTTTTTCTTTTGAAGGTAAATTAATTCAATACATCGGTAGAGTCCAACGATCGGAAATAGCTCCAACTATTTACGATTATCGAGACATCAAGATTGATTACTTAAACAAAATGTTTCTGAAGAGAAATACCTATTACAGAAAAATAGATAAACTAGCTACCTTATTTGATGAACCCGAAGAGGAAATTGCTGTTTCAAAAGATTCTTTCATAATTGATCAAAAAATAAAGGTTTCTTTTGAAAAACTTGAATTTAGATACGGAAGTATTGCTTTTAAACACAATGTACCTGAAATTAAAACAGAACTTGAATTTGATATTGAAAATCTTGAAATTAGGCCGGAATTTGAAGTTTTAAAAGATTATTTCTCTAAGACACTCAAAATTAAAAACATTACTGCTATAATTCACGCTGAATTTGAAAACGGAAAATTGATTTCACAATTGGCACTATCCAATGATCTAGAAAAAATAACTCAAAAATTGATTGAAGGGGTGAAGTTTAAATTCATTGCGAAGGCATTCTTAGGCAAAACAAACACAATAGGTCAAGAAAACTTGCTTGATATTAATCAATTGCAGAATGAAAACAATCAAAAATTATATGATTCTGGAGATGAATTATTGAATGATTTTTTGCGGAATCAAAATTACAAACACCAAATACATTTACAATATTTAGCCAAGCATCACGAGAGAACTATTCTTAAAATCCGATTTGTTTTGAATCCATTTTCATTTGTTTTCCTTCTAGCGGGAAAAACGGGATTTCATATTGTTTTAGAAACCTTAAATACAGAAGAAGCAACCTATATTTGGCATTTTTACAAAGACAGACAATTTATTCCCGATATATTAAAGCAGATTGACAACTACCTAAATACCATTAGAAATAACGGCAGACAAGCTTTTATAGAAAATCCGCCTGATAATTTCAGTAAAGTACTTCACGATTATTCCACGGATAGAAAAGGTTTTATCATTTGGAAAAATTTAATTGAAGAAAGGCTAACATAA
- a CDS encoding UDP-3-O-(3-hydroxymyristoyl)glucosamine N-acyltransferase: MKFPKVYSLQDIANLLQCEFVGDALFPVYGMNEIHVVESGDIVFVDHPKYYEKALQSAATIVLINKKVDCPEGKALLISDDPFRDFNVLTKHFMPFVQSNVSISASAKIGKGTMIQPNSFIGNNVVIGENCLIHANVSIYDHTIIGDNVIIHAGTVLGADAFYYKKRPDGFDQLISGGRVVIKDNVGIGALCTIDKGVTGDTTIGEGTKIDNQVHVGHDTVIGKKCLIASQTGIAGCVIIEDEVTIWGQVGTTSGITIGANAVILGQTGVTKSVDGGKSYFGTPIEESREKLKQLANIKKIPEILKKLK; the protein is encoded by the coding sequence ATGAAATTTCCAAAAGTTTATTCTCTACAAGATATTGCAAATTTACTTCAATGCGAATTTGTTGGTGATGCTTTGTTTCCAGTTTATGGCATGAATGAAATTCATGTTGTAGAATCTGGGGATATTGTTTTTGTAGATCATCCAAAATATTACGAGAAAGCATTACAATCTGCAGCTACGATTGTTTTAATCAACAAGAAAGTAGATTGTCCAGAAGGGAAAGCTTTGTTGATTTCAGATGATCCCTTTAGAGATTTTAATGTATTGACAAAACATTTCATGCCTTTTGTGCAATCTAATGTTTCTATTTCCGCTTCCGCAAAAATTGGAAAAGGAACTATGATTCAGCCAAATTCTTTCATTGGAAATAACGTTGTCATTGGAGAAAATTGTTTGATACATGCTAATGTTTCCATTTATGACCATACAATTATAGGTGATAATGTGATTATCCACGCGGGTACCGTTCTTGGAGCCGATGCTTTTTATTATAAAAAAAGACCAGATGGTTTTGATCAATTAATTTCAGGAGGTCGAGTTGTAATTAAGGACAATGTTGGTATTGGAGCTCTTTGTACGATTGACAAAGGAGTTACTGGTGATACTACTATTGGAGAAGGTACCAAAATTGATAATCAGGTACATGTTGGGCACGACACCGTAATTGGAAAAAAATGTTTAATAGCTTCACAAACTGGTATTGCAGGTTGTGTCATTATAGAAGATGAAGTTACCATTTGGGGACAGGTGGGAACAACAAGCGGCATTACTATAGGAGCAAATGCAGTAATACTTGGACAGACAGGTGTTACAAAATCAGTAGATGGTGGTAAAAGCTATTTTGGTACTCCAATTGAAGAATCAAGAGAAAAATTGAAGCAATTGGCAAATATTAAAAAAATTCCCGAAATTTTAAAAAAACTAAAATAA
- the sucD gene encoding succinate--CoA ligase subunit alpha, with product MSVLVNKDSKIIVQGFTGSEGTFHASQMIEYGTNVVGGVTPGKGGTTHLDLPVFNTVKDAVEQAGADTTIIFVPPAFAADAIMEAADAGIKVIIAITEGIPVADMIKANSYVKERNARLIGPNCPGVITPGEAKVGIMPGFVFKKGTVGIVSKSGTLTYEAADQVVKQGLGITTAIGIGGDPIIGTTTKEAVELLMNDPETECIVMIGEIGGQLEADAAKWIKADGNRKPVVGFIAGVTAPAGRTMGHAGAIVGGSDDTAEAKKQIMRENGIHVVDSPAEIGKKVKEVLG from the coding sequence ATGAGTGTTTTAGTTAATAAAGATTCAAAAATAATTGTTCAAGGATTTACAGGTAGCGAAGGAACTTTCCACGCTTCACAAATGATTGAATACGGTACAAATGTTGTTGGTGGTGTTACTCCTGGAAAAGGGGGGACGACACATTTGGACCTTCCAGTTTTTAACACAGTAAAAGATGCTGTTGAACAAGCCGGAGCCGATACAACTATTATTTTTGTACCACCTGCTTTTGCTGCAGATGCAATTATGGAAGCTGCTGATGCTGGAATAAAAGTAATCATTGCTATTACTGAAGGAATTCCAGTTGCGGATATGATTAAAGCAAATAGCTATGTTAAAGAAAGAAATGCTAGATTAATTGGTCCAAACTGTCCGGGTGTTATTACTCCAGGAGAAGCTAAAGTTGGAATTATGCCAGGTTTCGTTTTCAAAAAAGGAACTGTAGGTATTGTTTCAAAATCAGGAACTTTAACTTATGAAGCTGCTGACCAAGTTGTAAAACAAGGATTAGGAATTACTACTGCTATCGGTATTGGTGGAGACCCAATTATTGGAACAACTACGAAAGAAGCTGTTGAATTGTTGATGAACGATCCAGAAACTGAATGTATCGTAATGATTGGTGAAATTGGAGGACAATTAGAAGCTGATGCTGCTAAATGGATTAAAGCTGATGGTAACCGTAAACCAGTTGTAGGTTTCATCGCAGGAGTTACGGCTCCAGCTGGACGTACAATGGGACACGCAGGTGCAATTGTTGGTGGTTCTGACGATACAGCTGAAGCTAAAAAACAAATTATGAGAGAAAACGGAATTCACGTTGTTGACTCTCCAGCTGAAATTGGAAAGAAAGTAAAAGAAGTATTGGGATAA
- the efp gene encoding elongation factor P: MASTSDIKNGLCIKYNNDIYKIIEFLHVKPGKGPAFVRTKLRSLTNGKVLDNTFSAGHKIDEVRVENHKFQFLYPEGDLFHFMNVETFEQISLNKNILDSPDLLKEGESVMVSINTETDLPLSVDMPASVVLEVTYAEPGVKGNTATNATKSATVETGATVNVPLFINEGDKIKIDTTSGSYMERVKE; encoded by the coding sequence ATGGCATCTACATCAGATATTAAAAACGGATTGTGCATCAAATACAACAATGATATTTATAAAATCATTGAATTTCTACATGTGAAACCAGGGAAAGGACCTGCATTTGTAAGAACAAAATTAAGAAGTTTAACTAATGGAAAAGTATTGGATAATACTTTCTCTGCTGGACATAAAATTGATGAAGTAAGAGTTGAAAACCACAAATTTCAATTTTTATATCCTGAAGGCGACTTATTCCATTTTATGAATGTTGAAACTTTTGAACAAATCTCATTGAATAAAAATATTTTGGATTCACCGGATTTATTGAAAGAAGGAGAAAGCGTAATGGTAAGTATTAATACAGAAACTGATTTACCTCTTTCTGTTGATATGCCTGCATCTGTTGTTCTTGAAGTTACTTACGCAGAACCTGGCGTTAAAGGAAATACAGCTACTAATGCAACGAAATCTGCTACTGTTGAAACTGGTGCAACCGTAAACGTTCCTTTATTCATTAATGAGGGAGACAAAATTAAAATTGATACTACTTCTGGTTCTTATATGGAGCGAGTTAAGGAATAG
- the lpxA gene encoding acyl-ACP--UDP-N-acetylglucosamine O-acyltransferase, with translation MNQPLAYVHPGAKIAKNVVIEPFTTIHNNVVIGDGTWIGSNVTIMEGARIGKNCNIFPGAVIAAVPQDLKFGGEDSLAIIGDNCTIRECVTINRGTIASGQTVIGNNCLIMATAHIAHDCHVGNNAIIVNGVLLGGHVTIGNYAVIGGLSAVHQFISVGDHAMVSGGSLLRKDVPPYTKAAKEPLSYVGINSVGLRRRGFTSEKIREIQEIYRILYQKNYNVTQALDIIEGEMEATPERDEVIDFIRNSSRGVMKGYSGNY, from the coding sequence ATGAATCAACCGTTAGCATACGTTCATCCAGGTGCAAAAATCGCCAAAAACGTTGTAATCGAGCCTTTTACAACCATCCATAACAATGTTGTTATTGGTGATGGAACTTGGATAGGTTCTAATGTTACAATAATGGAGGGAGCAAGAATTGGTAAAAATTGTAATATTTTTCCAGGAGCAGTAATTGCTGCCGTCCCTCAAGATTTAAAATTTGGAGGAGAAGATTCTCTTGCAATTATTGGAGATAATTGTACTATAAGAGAATGCGTAACTATCAATAGGGGAACTATAGCTTCAGGTCAAACTGTAATTGGGAATAATTGCCTAATCATGGCAACAGCCCATATTGCACACGATTGTCATGTTGGAAACAATGCTATTATTGTAAATGGCGTTCTTTTAGGAGGACATGTAACAATTGGAAATTATGCTGTTATTGGTGGATTATCTGCTGTACATCAGTTTATCAGTGTTGGTGACCATGCGATGGTATCAGGAGGTTCTTTACTAAGAAAAGATGTCCCTCCATACACTAAAGCAGCAAAAGAGCCTTTATCTTATGTTGGAATAAATTCCGTAGGATTGAGAAGACGTGGGTTTACATCCGAAAAAATTAGAGAAATTCAAGAAATTTACAGAATTTTATATCAAAAAAATTATAATGTAACTCAAGCTCTGGACATAATAGAAGGAGAAATGGAGGCTACACCTGAGCGCGATGAAGTCATAGACTTTATTCGAAACTCATCAAGAGGTGTAATGAAAGGGTATTCAGGGAATTACTAA
- a CDS encoding nuclear transport factor 2 family protein — MSAKEIVKSFYKSDAFINTEIMKEYLHPECILDWNSSKGFIQRNYEEILSMTGEISRAYVRTKARISHIVEEGNIVSVRFDHYAKTIENPREEMFLAHMMVIWEIKDNKLYRGYQMSQVM, encoded by the coding sequence ATGTCTGCTAAAGAAATTGTAAAAAGTTTTTATAAATCAGATGCCTTCATTAACACAGAAATAATGAAAGAATATTTACATCCAGAATGTATTTTGGATTGGAATAGTAGCAAAGGTTTTATTCAAAGGAATTATGAAGAAATATTAAGTATGACTGGTGAAATAAGTAGAGCTTATGTTCGTACCAAAGCTAGAATTAGTCATATTGTTGAAGAAGGTAATATCGTTTCTGTTCGTTTTGATCATTATGCCAAAACGATAGAAAACCCACGAGAAGAAATGTTTTTGGCTCATATGATGGTTATATGGGAAATAAAAGATAATAAATTATACAGAGGATATCAAATGAGTCAAGTGATGTAA
- a CDS encoding HD domain-containing protein, whose amino-acid sequence MAQINKLKIFNDPIYGFITIPNALIYDLVQHPYFQRLRRISQMGLSYLVYPGANHTRFHHALGCMHLMQKAVEVLRFKEVIISPEEENALYIAILLHDVGHGPFSHAMESSIVEDVHHEEISLLLMNELNIEFQGQLSLAIKVFKGEYHRKFMLQLISSQLDMDRMDYLKRDSFYSGVSEGNVNSERLIQMMNVVDDVLVIEEKGIYSVEKFLMSRRLMYWQVYLHKTSLAAELTLTKVLKRAKELTERGVVLPCSEPLLFFMQNKVTMGTFDPKTVKLFTKLDDFDIISALKAWENQDDFILSSLSKMIINRDLLKIKLTNDKVPLEELQIQKERFSIQNKISLAESNYFIFKGKIKSQAYSKVAEPIRILNKDKTIEDVVEASDQLNLKSLSKLVTKYYICFPKQLL is encoded by the coding sequence GTGGCTCAAATAAATAAATTAAAAATATTCAATGATCCCATTTATGGGTTTATTACCATCCCGAATGCTTTAATCTACGATTTAGTTCAACATCCCTATTTTCAACGCTTGAGACGCATTTCCCAAATGGGCTTATCCTATTTGGTGTATCCTGGTGCCAATCACACTCGTTTTCACCATGCACTAGGCTGTATGCATTTGATGCAAAAAGCGGTCGAAGTTTTACGCTTCAAAGAGGTAATCATTAGCCCTGAAGAAGAAAATGCGCTATATATTGCCATATTATTGCACGATGTGGGACATGGTCCTTTTTCGCATGCTATGGAAAGTAGTATTGTGGAAGATGTTCATCATGAAGAAATCTCATTATTATTAATGAACGAACTCAATATTGAATTTCAAGGTCAATTGAGTCTTGCTATTAAAGTATTTAAGGGAGAATACCATCGTAAATTTATGTTGCAGCTAATTTCGAGTCAGCTCGACATGGATCGAATGGATTATTTAAAACGAGATAGCTTTTATTCTGGGGTTTCAGAAGGAAATGTCAATTCTGAACGATTAATTCAGATGATGAATGTTGTGGATGATGTTTTGGTAATTGAAGAAAAAGGAATCTACTCGGTCGAAAAGTTTCTTATGTCCCGACGATTGATGTATTGGCAGGTGTATTTGCATAAAACAAGTTTGGCTGCCGAATTAACTTTGACCAAGGTCTTAAAACGTGCTAAAGAATTGACCGAAAGAGGTGTTGTTTTGCCTTGCAGCGAACCGTTGCTGTTTTTTATGCAAAACAAAGTGACAATGGGTACTTTTGATCCGAAAACCGTGAAATTATTTACAAAATTGGATGATTTTGACATTATCAGCGCCTTGAAAGCCTGGGAAAATCAAGATGATTTTATTCTGTCATCTTTGAGCAAAATGATTATCAATAGAGATCTTTTGAAAATTAAGTTAACGAATGATAAAGTTCCTTTGGAAGAATTACAGATACAAAAAGAACGCTTTTCTATTCAAAATAAAATTTCTCTGGCTGAATCCAATTATTTTATCTTTAAAGGTAAAATAAAGAGTCAAGCGTACAGTAAAGTTGCAGAACCCATACGAATTCTAAATAAAGACAAGACAATTGAGGATGTTGTTGAAGCCTCTGACCAGCTGAATTTGAAATCATTATCCAAGTTGGTGACTAAGTATTATATATGTTTTCCAAAACAACTGCTTTAA
- the msrB gene encoding peptide-methionine (R)-S-oxide reductase MsrB: MNYPFVKSEKEWEEELGAERYRILRQKGTEYPHTGKYNLHFENGVYCCGGCGTPLFESNSKFDAHCGWPSFDESIPGKVEYIVDNTHGMKRTEIVCANCGGHLGHVFEDGPTKTGQRYCVNSLSVDFKEK, translated from the coding sequence ATGAATTATCCTTTTGTAAAATCAGAAAAAGAATGGGAAGAAGAATTAGGTGCCGAACGCTATAGAATTCTTCGCCAAAAAGGAACAGAATATCCGCATACAGGGAAATATAATTTGCATTTTGAGAATGGAGTTTATTGTTGCGGTGGCTGTGGTACTCCCCTATTTGAAAGTAATTCTAAGTTTGATGCACATTGTGGCTGGCCATCATTTGACGAATCGATTCCTGGAAAAGTAGAATATATTGTTGATAATACACACGGTATGAAGCGCACCGAAATTGTTTGCGCCAATTGTGGTGGACATCTAGGCCATGTTTTTGAAGATGGTCCTACGAAAACTGGTCAACGATATTGTGTTAATTCGTTGTCGGTAGATTTTAAAGAAAAGTAA